TGCCGAGCAATCGACAACGTCGACCAAGGAAGTATTCGCTCTTGTCCGCAGCATCGAGCAAGGCATCAAGGAAGCACTCGCCTCCATGAGCGAGAACGAGCGTGTCGTTCAGGAGCAGACGCAGCTCATCTCCGAGACCGAAGCCGTATTCGCCGATATTGTGAACAGCGTTACCTTCATCACAGAGCAGATCGCAACGTTCGCCAAGGAAAGCGAGCAGATGCTCGGCAGCGCAGAGCACATCTCCGCCACAATGGAAAATATATCGGCCATCACGCAGCAATCTGCGGCAGGAACCGAGCAAGTATCCGCCTCCATGCAGGAGCAGATCGCGGCGGTGCAGGCGATCGTCGCTCAATCCGAGCAGATGACGAAGCTGGTCACCCAGCTGCAGCATACGATCAACGTATTCAAGGTATAGGCCCAACGCGCTAGACTGAGGCTGAACAACAAAAAAAGGCTGTCTGCACCTTCGCGCCTCAAGGCACGTAAGTGACGGACAGCCTTATTCATTTATATGCTATGCTTCATAACAGCTCTCGTCCGTCCTATTACTCCGTCAGCTGCAAAAACTGCTCCACATCCTCAATCGACAGGTCCAGCGCCTGCTGCCAAAACTGCGGCTGACGAAGATCGACGCCCAGATGCTTCAGCGCAAGCTCCTCCACCGTCATCCGCCCCGTATCACGCAATAGCGCCACATACTGCTCCTCGAACGCCTCGCCGCGGCGCAGCGCCTCGGCATATAGCCCTGTCGAGAACATGTATCCGAACGTGTATGGGAAATTATAGAACGGTACCTCGGTAATATAGAAATGCAGCTTCGACGCCCAAAAATGAGGATGGTACTCATCCAGACTGCCGCAGAACGCCTCGCGCTGCGCCTCGGTCATCAGCTCGTTCAGACGCTCAACGGACACAAGACCGTTCCGCCGCTCCTCGTAAAACCGCGTCTCGAACAAAAACCGGGCGTGGATGTTCATATAGAACGCGACAGAGCGCTGAATCTTATCCTCTAGCAGCGTCAATCGTTCCTGCTCGCTCGCAGCTGCCTTCACGGCTGCATCCGCGACGATCATCTCCGCGAACGTAGAAGCCGTCTCCGCCACATTCATCGCGTACTCTTGCGCCAATGCAGGCAAGTCGTTCATCACGTGCTGATGGTAGCCGTGTCCAAGCTCATGGGCGAGCGTCGCTACGTTGGAGGCGGTGCCCGCATACGTCATGAAGATGCGTGTCTCCTCGGCAACCGGGAACGACGTGCAGAAGCCGCCCGGACGCTTGCCCGCCCGATCCTCGGCTTCAATCCAGCCGTTCTCGAATGCCTCCTCGGCGAATTGAGCCATCCGCGGACTGAACCGCCGGAATTGCTCGACGATGAGCTTCGCCCCTTCGTCATAGGTGAACGTCTGGACGCCTTCCCCTACCGGCGCCTCCACGTCGTACCAGCTCAGCTGCTCCAGACCCAACAGACGCGCCTTCCGCTCCATATACCGAAGGAAGACGTCCTTCCCGCCCTCGATGACGCGCCACATCGTATCCAGCGTCTCTCTAGACATCCGGTTGATCGACAGCGGCTCCTTCAATATGTCGTCCCAGCCCCGACGCTCGTACAGCTTCAGCCGGAAGCCGCCCAGATGATTCAGCGCATCTGCACAATAATCGGCATGCTCCGACCACTCCTTCTCCCACTGGTGAAAAATACGCTGCCTCACCGTCCGGTCGGAGCTGTGCATCCGGTTCGCCGCCTGACCAGCCGATAGCTGTACCGTCTCCCCATTCTCCTCGATCGCCACTCGGAACTTGCTGACCGTCGTATTGTACAGCTCTCCCCAGCCGTGATACCCGTCTACGGCCAGCTCATTGATCAGCGCCTCCTGCTCCGGAGGCAGCTTATCCGCTGCGAGCAGTCTCCGCTCCTCCAGCGGGTACGTAACGTCAGCAAGCTCCGGCAGTGCCAGCAGCGCCTGCCACGCTTCATCGCTCAGCTTCGTCAATCTATCATCGAAGGTCGTCAGCACGGTCGCGTAGGCGGCTCCAATCGATTTCACCTTGCCCGATAATACAATCGCCGCCTTGTCGCTCTGATTCTCCGCAGCAAGACAAGCGGTGAACGAATCGGCCTCTCTCAAGGCGAGCGCGCATTGCTGGAGCAGCTCGATGATCGGCAGCAGGCTTACGGACTCCGCGGCAGTCGTAGGCGGCTGCAGACTCGCAAGCTGCCCCTCCAGCATGGCTAATTTTCCTTCCAGCTCCCGCAAATACTGGGCGAACGACGCGGAGCCGCTCCCCCCTTCAAAGAAACGATCCACATTCCACGTTTGAGGCAAAGGGTGCTTCATCTTCGCTTCACCATACCTTTCTTCGTCAGCTATGTACATTCGTAGTCTCATTAAACCATAATTGGGCACCATTCCCCAACTTTACGGTTGCTCTCCTTCCTATCCATATGCTTTAATGAAGAGCATAATCGCAACCGAATCGGAGGGATTACAGGTGAGACCATTACAAATATCGCCGGAAACAGCCCAGAAGCTGGCCAAGCAGCTCAACGTACCACTGGAGCATCTGCTTCACATGCCGCAGCACATCTTACTCCAGAAGCTGGCAGAGCTCGCCAAGACCGAAGCAGCCACTGAAGCCGACAAGGCAGACACCGCGGCACCGAGCAAGGAGTAAGTCAATGATTCCATTCGAGAATACGATGACGTATGACCGCGTCGGCAGCGACATATTCGCTTCCAGCTGTCCGTTCTGCGACAAGTCGCACGTGCTGCTGCCGCTGAAGCCGAAGGAGCTCGAAGCGCTTGGCGAGGGCGTGAAGAAGCTGCTCGTCTTCCCTTGCTGCCACAATAGGGTGACACTCGTCGATGCAGACCGCGATTATTTGCTAGCCAACAAGCCGCTGAGAAGAAGTCACAAGTCGTAAGCTGCTCCGATGGGCTGAACAGCACAAATAACGCATGAAGCAGCGATCAAGCCGCTTCATGCGTTACATTCGATCATGGCTGCGCTACGCCCGATCGGCCTATGCACCTATAGGCTAGCGGGGTGACACAGGACGACGGGCAGTGTGTCGTGTCTTCGTTCTGTTCCCTACGCCACTACGTCTGTCCCGGCGTCTCTTCCTCGGTCACGAGCTCCAGCTTCTTCTCCGCCATCTCCTCACGCAGATGCTGCCATTGCTCCCGGCATGCCCGAATCATACCCGCATCCATAATTCGCTTATCGTTAATGACGCGCGTGAACCACTTGACGGCTTCCTTGTACTGCTCCAGCCGACGGTGAAGCTCTCCCATCATATACATCAGCCGCGCATTGCTCGTCTCTGAAGCCTCCCGCTCGAACGAACGCAAATATTCATCCAGCGCATATTGCAAAAACCGCTTCTCCTGCACCGTATCGCCCTTATACCGGTACAGCCAAGCGATGTGATGCAGCAGCCCGGCCAGCACGCGCGGATCGTCATCGACCGTCTGAGCGCACACGAGCGCAAGCTTGAATACATGCAGCGCATCGTCCCATGTCCGTTCGACGCCGTAATCCTTCGTGTACACGAAGCGGTCGCCGAGCTTCCGGCGATACGTCTGCTTGTTCGCTTCGGTCAGCCTGCTCTTCGAATTCTCCGTGCTGGCGAAGCCGCAGGCCGGACATAGACGAACGACGTAGTAATTCGGATTAATATCTTTATAATGCATGCAGAAGTCCGTGTCCGACTTGATCGTCTTCTTGAAGCTTGGTCGCACCCGCGATGATACGAACTCATATTCACACTGTGGACACTCTACCTTCGCCTGAAACAGCGGTTCCACCATAGCTGTACACATCCTTTTCCAGTAACACCGAGCGTACCGTGAATGATCTAACCTGAAATTGCCGCGCTAGCCGTATAATAGTCTAACTATTAATAAAATGATAAGCCGGCCCTCGAAGCCGGTCCAGCGCCGCCAGCCGAACCGCCCCAGGCATCCCGACCTCCTCCATCGCTTCCTGCATGCAAGCGAGCCACGCCTCAGCGCGTGCTTCTGTCACCGGGAATGCCAAGTGGCGCGCCCGCATCATCGGATGTCCATATTGCTCCGAATATAACGCCGGTCCACCGAAAAATTGACTCAGAAACATGTACTGCTTATCGATGACGGGGCGTATATCTTGTGGAAAAAGCGGCCCTAGCAGCGGATGAGCCTGCACCCTTGGGTAGAACGCCTCAACTAGACGGCGAATACCTGCTTCCTCCCCCAGCGCTTGATAAAAGGTAATCGGCTCCTTCTCTTCCATTGAACGACCTCCTCTCCCTGCTGTCTATTATCGGCCCATCCATGTTCATTTATCAAGATGTATGTGAGCTATTTCGACAAAATATAACGAAAAAAGATGCTGGACGACGTTCGCCAGCATCTTACGAATAAAATGAGCCGGGCAAGCATGTCTATGCTGCTCGTCTGCAATGAAAAATAATAGTGGAGTCAACTAGACGTCTTCCTCACCAGAGGTCATCAACGTTTCCCTTATGACATATACGAACGCACATACGAGAATACCAGCAATAACACCCATCATAAGGATCACCCCTGTTCTCATATTGAACGCCTGTGAAGCAACGAAGCAAGACGCTGTAGGCTCTTGCGGTATTGCCTTCGGCTCCGCACTATTGCTGTTGATTCGAGCATCACATGAATAGTGGGTTAGTTCTATTGTAGCATAAAAAAATGAAACATCCAGTGGTTTTGTAAGCCCTACCAAAATTTTTAGACTCATTCCCGCGATTTCCAAAGCATGTCTTCGGGATGGACCACATATACAAGAATGACAAGCTTTTTGGGAAAGGATGTGAGCCGATGCGCATGAATCCCGCCCTGCCGCTGGCTGCGCTGACTGCCGCTTTGCTCGCCGGCTTGATGCTGGTGTTCCCTCAGCCCTCGCTTGAAGCCGCGGTCAAAGGCATTGCCATCTGGTGGGATGTGCTGTTTCCTGCGCTGTTTCCGTTCTTCGTCATATCGGAAATGATGCTCGGCATCGGTATCGTTCACTTCTTCGGAACATTGCTCGACCCAATGATGCGCCCGCTGTTCCGCGTGCCCGGCATCGGCGGCTTCGTCATGGCGATGGGCTTCGCCTCCGGCTATCCGATCGGGGCCCGCCTCACCTCTCAGCTGTGGGATCAGCGCCTAGTGACTCGCGAGGAGGGGGAGCGTCTAGTCGCCTTCACCACGAGCTCCGACCCGATCTTCCTGATCGGTGCGGTGTCGGTCGGCTTCTTCCATGATGTGCAGCTGGCGGTAGTGCTCGCCACGGCACATTACGGGTCGGCCATATTGCTCGGTCTCTTGATGCGATTCCATGGCGGCAAGCATGCAGCTAGCACGCAATACCAGCAGAAGGCCCTCAGCACGAGGGCTACTGCCATCGATCAGAAGCCGATCTGGCAGCGGGCATTCGAAGCGATGCATGAAGCGCGGCTCAAGGACGGACGCACGCTCGGCGTCATGCTGACACAGGCGCTCTCCTCGGCGCTCCAGCTCGTATTCGTTATTGGCGGACTCGTCGTCTTCTTCTCGGTCGTCATGGAGATCATGTCATCATCAGGCGTCATGGCCATCTTCTATGCAGCTGTACAGACGATGCTGCAGACAGTCGGAATACCGCCTGGGCTGTCTGAGGCTGTCGTCAACGGCTTCTTCGAGGTGACACTCGGCGCGAAGGCTGCAGGCAGTGCAGCAGGACTTCCGCTTGTGTATAAAGCAGCAATCGCCGCATGGGTGCTGTCGTGGGCAGGCTTATCGGTGCATGCGCAAATTGTTAGCGTGCTGCACAGCACCCCGCTCCGCTACGGCCCATTCCTCGCAGCGAGAATCATTCACGGGCTGCTTGCTGCGGTGCTCGTGCTTGTACTGTGGGAGCCGCTGGCCCACACGGCGGCCAGACTGGAGCCGCTCGCCACGCTAGCCCGCATCGATATGACAGAATCGGCAGAGACGTGGCTGCGCTTCACCTGGCCCAGCATCGGCTGGACCTTCAGCGTCTGCCTTGCCGTCATGCTGGCGATTTCCAGCTGCATCTTGTTCATACGCGCATGTATGAACCGCCTCCGAACATAGGATACTAGCTGGGTATACAACAGGGTGAGCCCTTGACGCTCGAACGAAGACAGTCATTTTGTAATGGATGGAAGATGAAAATTCATGAGTAGAGGTGACCTATGCACACGACATTCCCTGTCAAGTCGATCCCGCTGCCGAACGCAATCTCCCGATTATCCGATATCGCCATCAACCTATGGTTCAGCTGGAACGACAGCGCCAAGTCGCTGTTCGCGAGCATTGACGAGCCGCTGTGGCATCAGGTGCAGCACAATCCGGTCCGATTATTAATGGAGACGAAGCAGGAGACGCTTACCCGCCTCGCAGAGGACGGCGGCTTCCTTCGCCGCTACCAACAAGTCGTGCAGCAATATGACAGCTACATGCAGGGTGAAACGTGGTTCAAGCGTAACTACCCGCAGCATGGTCATCAAGCGATCGCTTACTTCTCCGCCGAATTCGGCTTTCACGAATCGCTGCCGATCTACTCGGGCGGCCTTGGCATCCTTGCCGGTGATCATTGCAAGTCCGCCAGCGATCTAGGCATACCGCTCGTCGGAGTCGGTCTCATGTACCGTAAGGGCTATTTTAAGCAAAAAATCGACACTCACGGCAATCAGATTACCGAGAACGTCGCCTACGACTTCAATAAGCTGCCCATCACTCCGGTGCTCGTGCCGTCCGACACTACGGGTGATCATGGCCAGCCGTCCTTCGAGGAGCTGTACATTACGGTTCCGGTTGCCGATCGTACGGTGCGCCTGAAGGTATGGCTCGTTCAGGTCGGCCGTAACCCGGTCTACTTGCTGGATGCAGACCTCCAGGACAACAGCCCTTGGGATCGACAGCTGACCGAGCAGCTGTACGGCGGTACGCAAGACGTAAGAATTGCGCAGGAAATATTGCTGGGCATGGGCGGACTTCGCGCACTGCGAGCACTCGGCATACCGACCGGAGCCTTCCATATTAACGAAGGACACGCGGCCTTCCTCTCGTTCGAGCGACTGCGCGAGCAGCTCGATCAAGGGGTGCCGTTCCACGTCGCACTGGAGATCGTACGGGCCAGCACCGTATTCACGACGCATACGCCGGTGCCTGCCGGACATGACGCTTTTCCGATGCCGATGTATGAGTACTACTTCAGCCAATTTTTCAACACGTACGGGGCTCATAAGGATGCGATGACGAGTCTTGGCTATGATGAGAAGAAGCAGCTGTTCAATATGACGCATCTGGCGCTCCATACGGCGGCA
Above is a genomic segment from Paenibacillus sp. YYML68 containing:
- a CDS encoding M3 family oligoendopeptidase; amino-acid sequence: MKHPLPQTWNVDRFFEGGSGSASFAQYLRELEGKLAMLEGQLASLQPPTTAAESVSLLPIIELLQQCALALREADSFTACLAAENQSDKAAIVLSGKVKSIGAAYATVLTTFDDRLTKLSDEAWQALLALPELADVTYPLEERRLLAADKLPPEQEALINELAVDGYHGWGELYNTTVSKFRVAIEENGETVQLSAGQAANRMHSSDRTVRQRIFHQWEKEWSEHADYCADALNHLGGFRLKLYERRGWDDILKEPLSINRMSRETLDTMWRVIEGGKDVFLRYMERKARLLGLEQLSWYDVEAPVGEGVQTFTYDEGAKLIVEQFRRFSPRMAQFAEEAFENGWIEAEDRAGKRPGGFCTSFPVAEETRIFMTYAGTASNVATLAHELGHGYHQHVMNDLPALAQEYAMNVAETASTFAEMIVADAAVKAAASEQERLTLLEDKIQRSVAFYMNIHARFLFETRFYEERRNGLVSVERLNELMTEAQREAFCGSLDEYHPHFWASKLHFYITEVPFYNFPYTFGYMFSTGLYAEALRRGEAFEEQYVALLRDTGRMTVEELALKHLGVDLRQPQFWQQALDLSIEDVEQFLQLTE
- a CDS encoding YycC family protein; amino-acid sequence: MRPLQISPETAQKLAKQLNVPLEHLLHMPQHILLQKLAELAKTEAATEADKADTAAPSKE
- the ylbJ gene encoding sporulation integral membrane protein YlbJ, producing the protein MRMNPALPLAALTAALLAGLMLVFPQPSLEAAVKGIAIWWDVLFPALFPFFVISEMMLGIGIVHFFGTLLDPMMRPLFRVPGIGGFVMAMGFASGYPIGARLTSQLWDQRLVTREEGERLVAFTTSSDPIFLIGAVSVGFFHDVQLAVVLATAHYGSAILLGLLMRFHGGKHAASTQYQQKALSTRATAIDQKPIWQRAFEAMHEARLKDGRTLGVMLTQALSSALQLVFVIGGLVVFFSVVMEIMSSSGVMAIFYAAVQTMLQTVGIPPGLSEAVVNGFFEVTLGAKAAGSAAGLPLVYKAAIAAWVLSWAGLSVHAQIVSVLHSTPLRYGPFLAARIIHGLLAAVLVLVLWEPLAHTAARLEPLATLARIDMTESAETWLRFTWPSIGWTFSVCLAVMLAISSCILFIRACMNRLRT
- a CDS encoding DUF2225 domain-containing protein, which codes for MVEPLFQAKVECPQCEYEFVSSRVRPSFKKTIKSDTDFCMHYKDINPNYYVVRLCPACGFASTENSKSRLTEANKQTYRRKLGDRFVYTKDYGVERTWDDALHVFKLALVCAQTVDDDPRVLAGLLHHIAWLYRYKGDTVQEKRFLQYALDEYLRSFEREASETSNARLMYMMGELHRRLEQYKEAVKWFTRVINDKRIMDAGMIRACREQWQHLREEMAEKKLELVTEEETPGQT
- a CDS encoding globin, whose protein sequence is MEEKEPITFYQALGEEAGIRRLVEAFYPRVQAHPLLGPLFPQDIRPVIDKQYMFLSQFFGGPALYSEQYGHPMMRARHLAFPVTEARAEAWLACMQEAMEEVGMPGAVRLAALDRLRGPAYHFINS